The following coding sequences are from one Fibrobacterota bacterium window:
- a CDS encoding MMPL family transporter: MDTTGRGPSRSPSGLFTRLLAAYIAFSRRYRFLIVAASVLVGVLGSWYSTRLKVDPNLDALLPKDTETIRAMQQAKARLGSSDLYTIALSMDDPAELARLQDRLADSLRQWPEVVYVQVSRDNSFFRSHALLYLPIDQLQRISARIEDLRLDLGHRGPLTVDLLDDEPAPAGPEKPWFDADLPQQLGLPDEAAESFARFLKNGKQPDPALDAKAGLPDSLHSRLMGRAKDGRLVALVQASLSKPSSDFDFVKTVVSRSHGLLDPLKAEYNGHLQASVEGPYRELAEVNSLSANGILATVISVGLNILIIAVYFRSIGTMAVILIQAILSCILTLAMTTWVYGDLNLYTAFVVSILFGMGIDFT; encoded by the coding sequence ATGGATACCACGGGCCGCGGACCCTCGCGCTCCCCTTCCGGACTTTTCACCAGGCTGCTCGCCGCCTATATCGCTTTCTCGCGCCGTTACCGCTTCCTGATCGTGGCGGCTTCCGTATTAGTGGGGGTCTTGGGCTCCTGGTATTCCACCCGCCTCAAGGTTGATCCGAATCTGGATGCGCTCCTGCCGAAGGATACCGAGACAATCCGGGCCATGCAACAGGCCAAGGCGCGCCTGGGAAGCTCGGACCTGTATACCATCGCCCTGTCCATGGACGATCCCGCCGAACTGGCCCGTTTACAGGATCGCCTGGCCGATTCCCTGCGCCAATGGCCCGAAGTCGTCTATGTGCAGGTCTCCCGGGATAATTCCTTTTTCCGCAGCCACGCCCTGCTTTATCTCCCGATCGATCAACTGCAGCGCATCTCCGCCCGCATCGAGGATTTGCGCCTGGATCTGGGCCATCGCGGTCCCTTGACCGTCGATCTCCTCGACGATGAACCCGCCCCGGCCGGGCCCGAGAAACCCTGGTTCGATGCCGATCTGCCCCAGCAATTGGGCCTGCCCGACGAAGCGGCCGAATCCTTCGCGCGCTTCCTGAAGAACGGCAAGCAGCCGGACCCCGCCCTGGACGCCAAAGCGGGCCTTCCCGACTCCTTGCATTCCCGCCTGATGGGCCGCGCCAAGGATGGACGCCTGGTGGCGCTGGTACAGGCTTCCCTGTCCAAGCCCAGCTCCGATTTCGATTTCGTGAAGACGGTGGTGTCCCGCAGCCATGGACTGCTCGATCCCTTGAAGGCCGAATACAACGGGCACCTGCAAGCGAGCGTAGAAGGGCCCTACCGCGAACTGGCGGAAGTGAATTCGCTTTCCGCCAACGGCATCCTGGCCACCGTGATTTCGGTCGGCCTCAACATCCTCATCATCGCGGTCTACTTCCGATCCATCGGGACCATGGCCGTCATCCTGATACAGGCCATCCTATCCTGCATCCTCACCTTGGCCATGACCACTTGGGTCTATGGCGATTTGAACCTGTATACCGCCTTCGTGGTTTCCATCCTGTTCGGCATGGGCATCGATTTCAC
- a CDS encoding HTTM domain-containing protein — translation MKRTAIPVNWLSAFFSPQPLIRLAFLRVCLPPAILGFLSLRMVHASDWLSVNGFSVPRMATGDWRQPLYLAPLQVWQAWALCAATVAAGTAFCLGFYTRLTGALFAVCLIYLALADRLAAFTVSKLGAVLILALIFTPCGERISLDALRRGSAAKTVCTWGNARFFQVLLVLFYCLAGLAKVRGDWLREPNVLFSHLQDSYQTWGSYFLARHVPLGFWHGLRWVVMGLEVGAPLWFMLPWTRLPALCAALGMHAFIGIGFGPVAWFGLLMCVYVTGAFAPPAWLEAFFAWPRKALRDGFRGNDGRKIAGG, via the coding sequence ATGAAGAGGACCGCAATACCGGTGAATTGGCTTTCCGCATTTTTCTCCCCGCAACCCCTGATTCGCCTCGCCTTTCTAAGGGTATGCCTGCCGCCCGCCATCCTCGGCTTCCTTTCCTTGCGCATGGTCCATGCCTCCGATTGGCTCAGCGTGAACGGTTTTTCCGTGCCGCGCATGGCAACCGGGGATTGGCGTCAGCCGCTTTACCTCGCGCCTCTGCAGGTGTGGCAAGCCTGGGCCCTTTGCGCCGCCACGGTCGCCGCGGGTACGGCCTTCTGCCTAGGATTTTACACCCGCCTAACGGGGGCCCTCTTCGCGGTCTGTCTCATTTACCTGGCGCTTGCCGATCGCCTGGCGGCCTTCACCGTCAGCAAGCTGGGGGCCGTCCTCATCCTGGCCTTGATCTTCACCCCGTGCGGGGAACGGATCTCCCTCGATGCGCTTCGCCGCGGCAGTGCGGCGAAAACCGTTTGCACCTGGGGCAATGCGCGCTTCTTCCAGGTCCTGCTGGTGCTCTTCTACTGCCTGGCGGGTCTGGCCAAGGTACGCGGGGATTGGTTGCGCGAGCCCAACGTGCTCTTCAGCCATCTGCAGGATTCGTATCAGACCTGGGGGTCCTATTTCCTGGCGCGCCACGTGCCGCTCGGGTTCTGGCATGGGCTCCGCTGGGTGGTGATGGGTTTGGAGGTGGGGGCGCCATTGTGGTTCATGTTGCCGTGGACCCGGCTCCCGGCCCTCTGCGCGGCCCTGGGAATGCATGCCTTCATCGGCATCGGCTTCGGGCCCGTCGCCTGGTTCGGGCTTCTGATGTGCGTTTACGTAACCGGGGCCTTCGCGCCGCCGGCTTGGTTGGAGGCCTTCTTCGCTTGGCCACGGAAGGCCCTGCGGGATGGGTTCCGCGGAAATGACGGCAGGAAAATCGCAGGAGGGTAA
- a CDS encoding response regulator transcription factor, whose product MKILVVEDEKKVAAFIRRGLIEQSYSVDMAHDGMEGERLARGSTYDAIILDLMLPRKSGFALCRAIRTFDVRVPILILTALDSTEDKLQGLEAGADEYLPKPFEFRELLAHLRSLMRRRENLPSSGLLRLADLQMDLITRKVSRGGQNLALTAREFALLEYFLRNHGRVITRTEIAQKVWETSFDSESNVIDVYVSFLRKKIDKGFPEKLIHTLVGVGYVLRTGEPA is encoded by the coding sequence GTGAAAATCCTGGTCGTCGAGGATGAGAAGAAGGTCGCCGCGTTCATCCGCCGCGGCCTGATTGAGCAATCCTATTCAGTGGACATGGCCCACGACGGCATGGAAGGGGAGAGGCTGGCGCGTGGCAGCACCTACGACGCCATCATCCTCGATTTGATGCTGCCGCGCAAAAGCGGTTTCGCCCTGTGCCGCGCCATCCGCACCTTCGATGTCCGGGTGCCCATCCTCATCCTCACGGCCTTGGATTCGACGGAAGACAAATTGCAGGGGCTGGAAGCGGGCGCCGATGAATATCTGCCCAAGCCCTTCGAGTTCAGGGAGCTGCTGGCGCATTTACGTTCGCTGATGCGGCGGCGGGAAAACCTACCGTCTTCGGGGCTCCTTCGCCTCGCCGATCTCCAGATGGATCTGATCACCCGCAAGGTGAGCCGCGGCGGGCAGAACCTCGCGCTGACGGCGCGGGAATTCGCTTTACTGGAATACTTCCTGCGCAATCATGGCCGCGTCATCACCCGCACCGAGATCGCGCAAAAGGTCTGGGAGACTTCCTTCGATTCCGAAAGCAACGTCATCGACGTATACGTGAGCTTTCTCCGCAAGAAAATCGATAAAGGCTTCCCGGAGAAATTGATCCATACCCTGGTGGGCGTCGGCTACGTGCTGCGCACCGGCGAGCCGGCCTAA
- a CDS encoding ATP-binding cassette domain-containing protein has protein sequence MKITGRDKPLFALSRLDIPSGSRLLIEGPSGSGKSTFLHLLSGQFLPASGRISVGGEAITGMDEDARCRFRRRHFGILFQRFNLIGHLTALENTLVGLEALTREDRDRAVAALDRLGIAELRDRRAATLSPGESQRVAAARLLARPPDVILADEPTSSLDGPHARAVMDALCEAAGARGEAAGAVTGKAKGGAAGKATDGAAAGRTLIVVSHDPRTREHFDAPRDFLSLIDT, from the coding sequence ATGAAGATTACAGGACGCGATAAGCCCCTGTTCGCCTTGTCCCGCCTGGACATCCCTTCCGGATCCCGCCTTTTGATCGAGGGCCCCAGCGGCAGCGGGAAATCCACCTTCCTGCACTTGCTGTCCGGCCAATTCCTCCCCGCAAGCGGCCGTATCTCGGTGGGTGGCGAGGCCATCACCGGCATGGACGAGGACGCGCGCTGCCGCTTCCGCCGGCGCCACTTCGGCATCCTCTTCCAACGCTTCAATCTCATCGGGCATCTGACCGCCTTGGAGAATACCTTGGTGGGCTTGGAGGCCTTGACTAGGGAGGACCGCGATCGCGCCGTTGCGGCGTTGGATCGGTTGGGGATCGCCGAACTTCGCGATCGTAGGGCGGCCACGCTTTCGCCAGGCGAGAGCCAACGCGTGGCGGCGGCCCGATTGTTGGCCCGCCCTCCGGACGTGATTCTCGCCGATGAGCCGACCTCCAGCCTGGACGGTCCCCATGCCCGCGCGGTTATGGACGCCTTGTGCGAAGCTGCGGGAGCGCGGGGCGAAGCCGCGGGAGCAGTGACAGGAAAAGCGAAGGGAGGAGCGGCGGGTAAAGCGACCGACGGAGCCGCGGCCGGCAGGACCCTGATAGTGGTCAGCCACGACCCGCGCACGCGCGAACATTTCGACGCTCCGCGGGATTTCCTGAGCTTGATCGACACATGA
- a CDS encoding ABC transporter permease: MSPWRLAWADFSRRRGPASLSVAALSLAIALSGMLFRLAKVAEARFAGLARAGDVIIGAKAGEVAIVLGCLNAEGPYPGFIPDRLYFSLRNHEKLSASGGAPERPFHKVIVPMLYGGRFHGRPIIGTNADVLKLSGPGFTFGLNQGNWSSDSGQAVLGERIAREADLKVGDTFLAAPWPESGNADASGGADDASIKADGWVIPYPLKVSGILGHMGNSWDAAVFTNLPEARRLLARGGLLANSVWGSDVLNYMLIETLPGRTEALRDLVDKRTVAQFVKVDEGLATLRSLTASGRAMGGAAAILSLLLSAFCLLGLSIGSLEEKIRHFSMLRAMGYTGRELRAMALWQGLLPAALGCVGGAVLDACLFPFLRGYLRSALPSRADVPSYLWESGPVWLAFAGMAVAAALLPYWLFRRRSAQAAIQGLS, encoded by the coding sequence ATGAGTCCTTGGCGCCTGGCTTGGGCCGATTTCTCCCGCCGCCGCGGCCCCGCTTCGTTGTCCGTTGCCGCGCTGTCCCTCGCCATCGCGCTTTCCGGAATGCTGTTCCGCCTCGCGAAGGTGGCCGAAGCGCGCTTCGCGGGACTGGCCCGCGCCGGCGACGTCATCATCGGGGCCAAGGCGGGCGAAGTCGCCATCGTGCTCGGCTGCCTGAACGCGGAAGGCCCCTACCCCGGCTTCATCCCCGACCGTCTCTACTTCAGCCTGCGCAACCACGAGAAGCTGAGCGCCTCCGGAGGCGCGCCCGAGCGGCCGTTCCACAAAGTTATCGTGCCCATGCTCTATGGAGGGAGGTTCCACGGTAGACCTATCATCGGAACCAATGCCGACGTTCTGAAATTATCCGGGCCGGGGTTCACGTTCGGATTAAACCAAGGTAACTGGTCATCTGATTCGGGACAGGCCGTGCTCGGGGAACGTATCGCCCGCGAGGCCGATCTTAAGGTAGGAGACACGTTCCTGGCGGCGCCTTGGCCGGAATCGGGAAACGCTGATGCGTCCGGTGGCGCGGATGATGCCTCCATTAAAGCGGATGGATGGGTGATCCCTTATCCTTTGAAGGTCTCCGGCATACTTGGGCACATGGGGAATTCTTGGGACGCGGCCGTCTTCACAAATCTACCGGAAGCCCGTCGCCTGTTGGCCCGCGGGGGCTTACTGGCGAATTCGGTCTGGGGATCCGATGTCCTCAATTACATGCTGATCGAAACGCTACCGGGCCGCACGGAGGCCCTGCGCGATCTGGTCGACAAGCGGACGGTGGCCCAGTTCGTGAAAGTGGATGAGGGCCTGGCGACCCTGCGATCGTTGACCGCGTCGGGACGGGCGATGGGCGGGGCCGCCGCGATATTGTCCCTTTTGCTTTCGGCCTTTTGCCTGCTGGGGCTATCGATCGGTTCGCTGGAAGAAAAGATCCGGCATTTCTCCATGCTACGGGCCATGGGTTATACGGGCCGGGAACTGCGGGCCATGGCGCTATGGCAGGGCCTGCTGCCCGCTGCCCTTGGCTGTGTGGGCGGAGCGGTTTTGGATGCGTGTCTGTTTCCTTTCTTGCGGGGGTATTTGCGGAGCGCTTTGCCTTCGCGGGCGGATGTGCCATCGTATCTCTGGGAGAGCGGGCCGGTGTGGCTGGCCTTCGCAGGGATGGCGGTGGCGGCGGCTTTGCTCCCGTATTGGCTCTTCCGGCGGCGGTCGGCGCAGGCGGCAATCCAGGGGCTGTCTTGA
- a CDS encoding Na+/H+ antiporter NhaA, whose product IGFTMSIFIAGLAFGAGGELDAAKVSIFLASFAAGLLGYVFLRLLPAERG is encoded by the coding sequence GATCGGCTTCACCATGTCCATCTTCATCGCGGGTTTGGCCTTCGGCGCGGGCGGCGAACTGGATGCGGCCAAAGTCTCGATTTTCTTGGCGTCTTTCGCCGCCGGCTTGCTGGGTTACGTCTTCTTGCGGCTGCTCCCGGCTGAACGCGGGTAG
- the nhaA gene encoding Na+/H+ antiporter NhaA yields MPTQPIERIARSIRLFTRLEAASGILLLLALAAALAWANSPWAETYFRILEAPLSFGLGSFGIATTPHHVINDALMAVFFFVVGLEIKRETVAGELAGLRRAAFPALAALGGMLVPALIYALCNAGHASLRGWGIPVATDIPFALGIMALLGKRIPGSVKIFLMALAIIDDLGAVLVIAVFYTGRIDWLGLAEAGALVAVLIAFNRAGLRRAWLYAIPGIALWHFLQKAGVHGTIAGVVTAWAIPARSRSDASGIALESPLQRIVEALHPWTSFFILPLFALSNAGVRIGPEVLRGLASPAGIGIVLGLVVGKPLGIFAAVQTMLALGFPKLSGGVNWKHMLGAGML; encoded by the coding sequence GTGCCCACCCAGCCCATAGAACGCATCGCCCGATCCATCCGCCTCTTCACCCGTCTGGAGGCCGCCTCCGGGATCCTTTTGTTGCTGGCCTTGGCGGCGGCCCTGGCCTGGGCCAACTCGCCCTGGGCCGAAACCTATTTCCGCATCCTGGAAGCGCCGCTCTCCTTCGGGCTCGGTTCATTCGGAATCGCGACAACCCCCCACCACGTTATCAACGACGCCCTGATGGCGGTTTTCTTTTTCGTGGTGGGACTGGAGATCAAGCGGGAAACCGTTGCCGGGGAACTCGCCGGCCTACGCCGCGCTGCTTTTCCCGCCCTAGCCGCCTTGGGCGGCATGCTGGTCCCCGCCCTTATCTATGCCCTTTGCAATGCGGGCCACGCCTCCCTTCGCGGATGGGGGATACCCGTGGCCACCGACATCCCCTTCGCTTTGGGGATCATGGCCTTGCTCGGCAAAAGGATCCCGGGTTCCGTGAAGATCTTCCTGATGGCCCTCGCCATCATCGATGATCTCGGGGCCGTTCTCGTAATCGCCGTATTCTATACGGGCCGGATCGATTGGCTAGGCTTGGCCGAAGCAGGCGCGCTGGTCGCCGTCTTGATCGCCTTCAATCGCGCGGGCCTACGCCGCGCCTGGCTTTACGCGATCCCGGGAATCGCGCTCTGGCATTTCCTGCAAAAGGCCGGCGTGCACGGGACCATCGCCGGTGTCGTAACGGCGTGGGCCATACCCGCGCGGTCTCGAAGTGATGCTTCCGGTATCGCATTGGAGTCGCCCTTGCAACGCATCGTGGAAGCCCTGCATCCCTGGACCAGCTTCTTCATCCTGCCTCTTTTCGCCTTGTCCAATGCCGGGGTCCGCATCGGTCCTGAAGTGTTGCGCGGCCTCGCCAGCCCGGCCGGCATCGGGATCGTCCTGGGTCTGGTCGTGGGGAAGCCCCTTGGAATCTTTGCCGCGGTACAAACCATGTTGGCCCTGGGCTTCCCCAAACTTTCGGGCGGGGTGAACTGGAAGCATATGCTAGGCGCGGGCATGCT
- a CDS encoding four-helix bundle copper-binding protein: MNERAIELGAILADCMRACQQCAMACLREEDARQMAECVRLDWDCADACGLALAFLDRQSSNLEEACDFCSAICEECAEECSKHPHMEHCRLCADVCRHCAEACADVATLSG, encoded by the coding sequence ATGAACGAAAGGGCCATCGAATTAGGGGCCATCCTGGCGGATTGCATGCGCGCCTGCCAGCAATGCGCGATGGCCTGCCTGCGGGAAGAGGACGCGCGCCAAATGGCCGAATGCGTGCGGCTCGATTGGGATTGCGCCGATGCCTGCGGCCTGGCCTTGGCGTTCCTGGATCGGCAATCCTCCAATTTGGAGGAGGCTTGCGATTTTTGTTCCGCCATCTGCGAAGAGTGCGCGGAAGAATGCTCCAAGCATCCGCACATGGAGCACTGCCGGCTGTGCGCGGATGTCTGCCGGCATTGCGCCGAGGCTTGCGCGGACGTGGCGACGCTTTCGGGGTGA
- a CDS encoding MarR family transcriptional regulator, producing MPKLTPAEIPLWLQLNKVSKKYMDALAAKLGHIGVRRHFFLLVAIGEAKGTATQQELADLLDTDKVTMVNILDSLSEAGFIRRTASKEDRRKHLIVLTPKADRHLPKIRKVIADLNRKALAGLPESLAAHFPSALAAMKAELEKVIQAAEPSESASDAPRPGRRPRSAVSA from the coding sequence ATGCCTAAACTAACGCCCGCGGAAATCCCCTTATGGCTCCAACTCAACAAGGTTTCCAAGAAATACATGGATGCCTTGGCCGCCAAGCTCGGCCATATCGGGGTCCGCCGCCACTTCTTCCTCTTGGTGGCCATCGGGGAAGCCAAAGGCACCGCCACCCAGCAGGAGCTGGCCGATCTGCTGGATACCGACAAGGTGACCATGGTCAATATCCTGGACTCCCTTTCGGAAGCGGGATTCATCCGGCGCACCGCCAGTAAAGAAGATCGACGCAAGCACTTGATCGTATTGACGCCGAAAGCGGATCGCCACCTGCCTAAGATCCGCAAGGTCATCGCCGATCTGAACCGCAAGGCCCTGGCGGGCCTGCCGGAATCCCTGGCGGCGCATTTTCCCTCGGCGTTGGCGGCCATGAAGGCCGAATTGGAAAAAGTGATCCAGGCCGCCGAGCCGTCGGAGTCCGCCTCGGACGCTCCCCGCCCGGGACGTCGACCGCGTAGCGCCGTCTCCGCCTAG
- a CDS encoding pyruvate oxidase translates to MAAKTAADLMVEILSDWGVETVFGLPGDGINGIMESLRKAKDKIRFVQVRHEESAAFMACAYAKFTGKLGVCLATSGPGGIHLLNGLYDAKLDGQPVLAITGHHFHDLIDTHAQQDVDLDRVFTDVAFYSTRVMGAAHVEGVTHLACRTALARGGVAHINFPVDLQDEKLKDAHRSKRNIPGHTVEVFARAAGFPAPSDLSKAAEVLNAGKKVVILAGRGALGARAELEEMAEKLGAPIVKALLGKAAVADRSPYTTGGIGLLGTAPSEDAMMDCDTLFIVGSSFPYMEFYPKHDSVRGVQLDVDPERIGLRFPVEAGLVGDTRETLRLLLPLIKRNENRDFLSKAQAGMRDWRELMEERGTRKDKPMKPQVPAWELNKLIKDDAIVVCDSGTITTWFARHLEARGTQMYSLSGTLATMACGLPYAIAAQIAFPQRQVVALVGDGGFSMLMAEFATAVKYKLPIKIIVFKNNTLGQIKWEQMVFLGNPEYGCDLHPIDFAGVARSCGGAGFSVDDADMCGSVIRMALETEGPALVEAVVDPNTPPMPGKIKAQQAVHLAEALARGEVDRKTIVAEVIKDRARELV, encoded by the coding sequence ATGGCTGCGAAAACGGCGGCGGATCTGATGGTCGAGATTCTTTCCGATTGGGGCGTGGAAACGGTGTTCGGGTTGCCGGGGGACGGCATCAACGGCATCATGGAGTCCCTCCGCAAGGCCAAGGACAAGATCCGTTTCGTTCAGGTGCGGCACGAGGAATCGGCGGCCTTCATGGCCTGCGCTTACGCCAAGTTCACCGGCAAGCTGGGCGTTTGCCTGGCGACCTCCGGGCCGGGCGGGATCCACTTGCTGAACGGGCTCTACGATGCCAAGCTCGACGGGCAACCGGTGCTGGCGATCACCGGCCACCATTTCCACGATCTCATCGACACCCATGCCCAGCAGGACGTGGACTTGGACCGGGTCTTCACCGACGTGGCATTCTATTCGACCCGCGTCATGGGGGCCGCCCACGTGGAAGGGGTCACCCATCTGGCTTGCCGCACGGCGCTGGCCCGGGGCGGAGTGGCGCATATCAATTTCCCCGTCGACTTGCAGGACGAGAAGCTCAAGGACGCTCATCGATCCAAGCGCAACATCCCCGGGCATACGGTGGAAGTCTTCGCGCGCGCGGCCGGTTTTCCCGCCCCGTCCGATCTGTCCAAGGCGGCGGAGGTCCTCAATGCCGGGAAGAAAGTCGTGATCCTGGCCGGACGCGGGGCCTTGGGCGCCAGGGCCGAGTTGGAGGAGATGGCCGAGAAGTTGGGGGCGCCCATCGTGAAGGCGCTTTTGGGCAAGGCCGCCGTGGCGGACAGGAGCCCTTATACCACGGGGGGCATCGGGCTGTTGGGCACGGCCCCATCCGAGGACGCCATGATGGATTGCGATACCCTCTTCATCGTCGGATCGTCCTTTCCCTATATGGAATTCTATCCGAAGCATGACTCGGTGCGGGGAGTGCAGCTCGATGTCGATCCGGAGCGCATCGGGCTTCGCTTCCCCGTGGAAGCGGGATTGGTGGGCGACACCCGGGAAACGTTGCGACTACTCCTCCCGCTAATTAAACGCAATGAGAACCGGGATTTCCTTTCCAAGGCGCAGGCAGGCATGCGCGATTGGCGGGAGCTGATGGAGGAGCGCGGCACCCGCAAGGACAAACCCATGAAGCCGCAAGTGCCCGCATGGGAGTTGAACAAGCTCATCAAGGACGATGCCATCGTGGTCTGCGACAGCGGAACCATCACGACCTGGTTCGCGCGCCATTTGGAGGCGCGGGGTACGCAGATGTATTCCCTCTCCGGGACCTTGGCCACCATGGCCTGCGGCCTGCCCTATGCCATCGCGGCCCAGATAGCCTTTCCCCAGCGTCAGGTGGTGGCCCTCGTCGGCGACGGGGGCTTCTCCATGTTGATGGCCGAATTCGCCACCGCCGTCAAATACAAGCTGCCCATCAAGATCATCGTCTTCAAGAACAATACCCTGGGGCAGATCAAATGGGAGCAAATGGTCTTCCTGGGCAATCCCGAATACGGCTGCGATTTGCATCCCATCGATTTCGCCGGGGTGGCGCGCAGTTGCGGAGGTGCCGGCTTCTCGGTCGATGACGCGGATATGTGCGGCTCGGTGATCCGCATGGCCCTGGAAACGGAAGGTCCCGCCTTGGTCGAGGCCGTGGTCGATCCCAATACGCCGCCCATGCCCGGGAAAATCAAGGCGCAGCAGGCCGTCCATCTGGCCGAAGCCCTGGCCCGCGGCGAGGTCGACCGCAAGACCATCGTGGCCGAGGTCATCAAGGATCGCGCCCGCGAATTGGTGTAG
- a CDS encoding mandelate racemase has translation MGPRVDVPIEGVEAFAYRIPTEEPESDGTLAWDATVLVVAEVRAGGMAGWGYTYADAAVASLIRSKLADVLRGKDAFATEAAWQAMGGFLRNLGGPGLSAMAVSALDVGLWDLKAKLLGLPLARLLGQVRDAVEVYGSGGFTSYTPARLQSQLAAWASEGMARVKMKVGRDPDADPWRVEAAREAIGETALFVDANGAYAAEQAIGLAHRFAEAGVVWFEEPVPHWDRAGTRTVRERIPAGMDVAGGEYGYRPEDFHLLIHQETLSFLQADATRCGGITGFLKAAALCEAADMPLSSHCAPSLHVALGCAAQPMRHLEWFHDHVLIEEKLFEGFARPRAGRLAPDLSRPGLGFEFKREDARALAV, from the coding sequence ATGGGCCCGCGCGTTGACGTCCCCATCGAAGGCGTGGAGGCTTTCGCCTATCGCATCCCGACGGAGGAACCCGAATCGGACGGGACCTTGGCCTGGGACGCGACCGTGTTGGTGGTGGCCGAAGTCCGCGCCGGAGGGATGGCGGGATGGGGATACACCTACGCCGATGCCGCGGTGGCATCTCTGATACGCAGTAAACTCGCCGACGTCCTGCGCGGCAAGGACGCGTTCGCGACGGAAGCCGCCTGGCAAGCCATGGGGGGCTTCCTCCGCAATCTGGGCGGACCCGGACTTTCCGCCATGGCGGTTTCGGCCCTGGACGTGGGCCTTTGGGATTTGAAGGCCAAGCTCCTGGGCCTGCCCCTGGCCCGCTTGCTGGGGCAGGTCCGGGATGCCGTCGAGGTTTACGGGAGCGGCGGATTCACCAGCTATACCCCGGCCCGATTGCAGAGCCAGCTCGCGGCTTGGGCCTCCGAAGGCATGGCGCGCGTCAAGATGAAGGTGGGCCGTGATCCGGATGCCGATCCCTGGCGCGTGGAAGCGGCCCGGGAAGCCATCGGGGAAACGGCATTGTTCGTGGATGCCAACGGGGCCTACGCGGCGGAACAAGCCATCGGATTGGCGCATCGCTTCGCGGAAGCCGGAGTGGTTTGGTTCGAAGAACCGGTGCCCCACTGGGATCGCGCCGGCACCAGGACCGTGCGGGAACGCATCCCGGCGGGCATGGACGTGGCCGGCGGGGAGTACGGTTACCGCCCGGAGGATTTCCACCTCCTGATCCACCAGGAAACCTTGTCCTTTTTGCAGGCCGATGCGACCCGTTGCGGGGGCATCACCGGCTTCCTGAAAGCCGCGGCCTTGTGCGAGGCGGCCGATATGCCCCTGTCCAGCCATTGCGCGCCTTCCTTGCACGTCGCCCTGGGTTGCGCGGCCCAGCCGATGCGCCACCTGGAATGGTTCCACGATCATGTCCTGATCGAGGAAAAGCTTTTCGAGGGGTTCGCGCGGCCGCGCGCGGGCCGCCTTGCTCCGGATCTATCGCGGCCCGGGTTGGGATTCGAATTCAAACGCGAAGATGCCCGGGCTTTAGCCGTCTAG
- a CDS encoding cation transporter, whose protein sequence is MSAKESRFVLFAAFGANLFIAVSKFAAALATGSSSMLSEGIHSVVDCTDQALLLVGEKRGSRPADPEHPFGHGLEQYFWGFVVAILIFALGGGMSVWEGIRHLRHPEPLSRPAWNYAVLAVAFVSEGYSFSVAFRSLRKGRGGKGIWRSFQASKNPSVFVVLAEDAAALGGLVIALCALAADQLLGMPVWDGIGSILIGVALVAVSGVLAYETRALLTGESTGPEVVRQVKAMAQSQPGVLEAGQPLTMHFGPDQVLLNMELRFRPDMTAEEVGRASEAFRRRVQEAFPFITRIFVAVRQTLDRGGSHGLPGPA, encoded by the coding sequence ATGAGCGCCAAGGAATCCCGGTTCGTCCTATTCGCCGCCTTCGGCGCCAATCTATTCATCGCGGTCTCCAAATTCGCCGCCGCCTTGGCGACCGGCAGTTCGTCCATGCTGAGCGAGGGCATCCACTCCGTGGTGGACTGTACCGATCAGGCTTTGCTCCTGGTGGGGGAGAAACGCGGTTCCCGTCCCGCCGATCCCGAGCATCCCTTCGGGCATGGTTTGGAGCAATATTTCTGGGGTTTCGTGGTGGCCATCCTCATCTTCGCGTTGGGCGGCGGCATGTCCGTATGGGAAGGCATCCGGCACCTACGCCACCCGGAACCCTTGAGCCGCCCCGCCTGGAACTATGCCGTGCTGGCCGTGGCTTTCGTTTCGGAAGGCTACTCCTTCAGCGTCGCGTTCCGATCGCTACGGAAAGGGAGGGGAGGGAAAGGGATTTGGCGTTCCTTCCAAGCCAGCAAGAACCCCTCCGTATTCGTGGTGCTGGCGGAGGATGCGGCCGCTTTGGGAGGGCTCGTGATCGCGCTCTGCGCTTTGGCCGCGGATCAACTTTTGGGCATGCCCGTGTGGGACGGGATCGGTTCCATCCTCATCGGGGTCGCCCTGGTAGCGGTCTCGGGCGTGTTGGCCTATGAAACCCGCGCTCTGCTGACGGGGGAAAGCACCGGCCCCGAGGTGGTGCGCCAGGTGAAGGCGATGGCCCAATCCCAGCCCGGGGTGTTGGAGGCGGGTCAGCCCCTCACCATGCATTTCGGGCCCGATCAAGTCCTGCTGAACATGGAACTCCGTTTCCGCCCCGACATGACCGCCGAAGAAGTGGGGCGGGCCTCGGAGGCGTTCCGGCGCCGCGTGCAGGAAGCCTTTCCTTTCATCACCCGCATTTTCGTGGCGGTCCGGCAGACGCTCGACCGCGGCGGCTCCCATGGGCTGCCCGGGCCGGCGTAA